In the Arthrobacter zhaoxinii genome, one interval contains:
- a CDS encoding ABC transporter permease, translating to MSAPASLPARILNQGRYEALTMLRNGEQLILAVVLPLLAMVALVVTPLLDGYGTPRINMAAPGIFALCAMSTAFTGQGIATGFDRRYGVLRYLSTTPLGRTGLIAGKVIAVLAVLAIQVVLVSVVALLFGWEPELSGVLPAAVQLVLGAVAFTALGLLVAGTVRPEATLAITNLLWILLAAAGGIIIPVGNLPGVLQPFIEVLPSAALGDALRSALIDSQFNISATLILLAWTILGGLGAVRWFKWS from the coding sequence ATGAGCGCTCCCGCGTCGCTGCCGGCACGCATCCTGAACCAGGGCCGTTACGAGGCCCTCACCATGCTGCGCAACGGCGAACAGCTGATCCTCGCCGTGGTCCTGCCGCTGCTTGCCATGGTGGCCCTGGTGGTCACTCCCCTGCTGGACGGCTACGGAACTCCCCGGATCAACATGGCCGCCCCTGGGATTTTCGCGCTCTGCGCCATGTCGACCGCCTTCACCGGCCAGGGCATCGCGACCGGTTTCGACCGTCGCTACGGTGTGCTCCGCTACCTCTCCACCACGCCGCTGGGCCGGACCGGACTGATTGCCGGAAAGGTCATTGCGGTCCTGGCCGTCCTGGCCATCCAGGTGGTGCTGGTCTCGGTGGTCGCCCTGCTGTTCGGCTGGGAGCCGGAACTGAGCGGGGTACTCCCGGCTGCGGTGCAGCTGGTCCTGGGTGCGGTGGCGTTCACAGCTTTGGGCCTGCTCGTCGCCGGCACGGTACGGCCTGAGGCCACACTGGCCATCACGAACCTGCTCTGGATCCTCCTGGCGGCGGCCGGCGGTATCATCATCCCGGTAGGCAACCTGCCCGGAGTGCTGCAGCCGTTCATCGAAGTCCTGCCCTCGGCGGCCCTGGGCGACGCCCTGCGCTCGGCCCTGATCGACTCGCAGTTCAATATTTCCGCCACGCTGATCCTTCTGGCGTGGACAATACTGGGCGGCCTCGGTGCTGTCCGCTGGTTCAAATGGAGTTAG
- a CDS encoding ABC transporter ATP-binding protein: MQVPTDEPCLTIKGLIKDCGPVAGLDGKMIRVLAGVDFTARRGSVTALLGANGAGKTTTLECAQGLQSIDGGEIRLLGQDPYRADAHLRSRVGVMLQEGGLPPSARPVALLEHVARMYESPRPVAELVERLGIGSFANTGIRRLSGGQKQRLAMAAALIGRPEVLFLDEPSAGLDPQSRQIVFELIEELRAEGLGIILTTHLMDDAQKLADYVYIIDAGKTVASGTVAELTSATGSPAEQRLLTFDAGPGLDVVGLASGPLRHLEVSEAAPGHYSVRGSLTPQDLAALAAWWAEHGILPSSVHMASRTLEDVFLDLSGRAIR, encoded by the coding sequence ATGCAGGTGCCTACCGATGAACCCTGCCTGACCATTAAAGGTCTGATCAAGGACTGCGGCCCGGTTGCTGGTCTCGACGGCAAAATGATCCGTGTGCTCGCCGGCGTCGACTTCACAGCCCGCCGCGGCTCCGTCACTGCCCTGCTCGGCGCCAACGGCGCCGGTAAAACCACCACTCTGGAATGCGCCCAGGGCCTCCAGTCCATTGACGGCGGGGAAATCCGCCTGCTCGGGCAGGACCCCTACCGCGCCGACGCCCACCTGCGCAGCCGCGTGGGCGTTATGCTGCAGGAAGGCGGCCTCCCGCCGTCGGCCCGTCCCGTTGCCCTCCTCGAACACGTTGCCCGGATGTATGAGTCCCCGCGCCCCGTGGCCGAACTTGTGGAGCGCCTGGGCATCGGCAGCTTTGCCAACACCGGCATCCGGCGCCTCTCCGGCGGGCAGAAGCAGCGCCTGGCGATGGCCGCCGCGCTGATCGGCCGCCCGGAAGTGCTTTTCCTGGACGAGCCCAGCGCCGGCCTGGATCCGCAGTCGCGGCAGATTGTCTTCGAGCTGATCGAGGAGCTGCGGGCCGAGGGCCTCGGCATCATCCTCACGACCCACCTGATGGACGACGCGCAGAAACTCGCGGACTACGTCTACATCATCGACGCCGGCAAGACCGTGGCTTCCGGAACGGTCGCTGAGCTGACCTCCGCCACCGGCTCCCCGGCCGAACAGCGCCTCCTGACGTTCGACGCCGGCCCCGGGCTCGACGTCGTCGGCCTCGCCTCCGGCCCGCTGCGCCACCTGGAGGTTTCCGAAGCTGCGCCCGGCCACTATTCCGTCCGCGGATCCCTGACTCCGCAGGACCTGGCCGCGCTGGCCGCCTGGTGGGCGGAGCACGGCATCCTGCCGTCCTCCGTGCACATGGCCTCCCGCACCCTCGAGGACGTTTTCCTTGATCTTTCCGGAAGGGCTATCCGATGA
- a CDS encoding helix-turn-helix transcriptional regulator produces the protein MYSVSNSEPKAAAVPAAAREAEERTRDKVLGAVLEHGPVSAAELGERLGFTPAAVRRHLDALSGKGLIQVKLVRNSSSGAGRPARRYVLSPQGQAHLGNDYLDIATEALRQLGAALGPQAIEAFAAERFGRMEERYRPVVEAAGPDVGDRAQALAAELTKDGFVASTTMIGAAARKSTLLSVQLCQAHCPIQGLATAYPVFCDKETEVFARLLDVDVRRLSTLSRGGHVCTTHIPVGRTRSAPQVPLRVETNQSTSIHQQERP, from the coding sequence GTGTATTCTGTGAGCAACTCTGAACCCAAGGCAGCAGCCGTACCAGCTGCTGCCCGCGAAGCGGAGGAGCGCACCCGGGACAAGGTTCTGGGTGCGGTTCTGGAACACGGCCCTGTCAGCGCAGCCGAGCTGGGCGAACGGCTGGGCTTCACGCCTGCCGCCGTGCGCCGTCATCTGGATGCGCTGTCCGGGAAGGGCCTGATCCAGGTCAAGCTCGTCCGCAATTCCTCCTCCGGGGCCGGAAGGCCCGCCAGGCGCTATGTGCTGAGCCCGCAGGGCCAGGCGCACCTGGGCAACGACTACCTCGACATCGCCACGGAGGCGCTGCGCCAGCTCGGTGCCGCGCTCGGCCCGCAGGCGATCGAGGCTTTCGCCGCGGAGCGCTTCGGCCGCATGGAGGAACGCTACCGTCCCGTGGTCGAGGCCGCAGGGCCCGACGTCGGCGACCGCGCCCAGGCGCTGGCCGCGGAACTGACCAAGGACGGCTTCGTGGCGTCAACCACCATGATCGGCGCCGCCGCGAGGAAGAGTACGTTGCTCAGTGTCCAGCTGTGCCAGGCACACTGCCCCATCCAGGGACTCGCCACGGCCTACCCCGTCTTCTGTGACAAGGAGACCGAAGTTTTTGCCCGCCTCCTCGACGTGGACGTCCGCCGACTGTCCACGCTCTCCCGGGGCGGTCACGTTTGTACGACCCACATCCCAGTGGGTCGGACCCGATCCGCGCCGCAGGTTCCACTGCGCGTCGAGACCAACCAGTCCACATCCATTCATCAGCAAGAAAGGCCGTGA
- the sufB gene encoding Fe-S cluster assembly protein SufB, whose protein sequence is MTDQVTQKPTAPSLVPESVISDILEKNPELEGIGTYEYGWADSDVAGATARRGLSEEVVRDISAKKSEPQWMLDLRLKGLKYFERKPMPTWGADLSGIDFDNIKYFVRSTEKQANTWEDLPEDIRNTYEKLGIPEAERGRLVSGVAAQYESEVVYHQLREDLERQGVIFLDTDTALKEHPEMFQEYFGTVIPVGDNKFGSLNTAVWSGGSFVYVPKGVHVEIPLQAYFRINTENMGQFERTLIIADEDSYVHYIEGCTAPIYTSDSLHSAVVEIIVKKGARVRYTTIQNWSNNVYNLVTKRAIAHEGATMEWIDGNIGSKVTMKYPAVYLVGEHAKGETLSIAFAGEGQHQDTGSKMVHIAPNTKSSIISKSVARGGGRAAYRGLVQVREGATHSANTVRCDALLVDTISRSDTYPYVDIREDDVTMGHEATVSRVSEEQLFYLMSRGLPEDEAMAMIVRGFIEPIARELPMEYALELNRLIELQMEGAVG, encoded by the coding sequence ATGACGGATCAAGTAACCCAGAAGCCAACGGCACCTTCATTGGTGCCGGAGTCTGTGATTTCAGACATCCTGGAAAAGAACCCCGAGCTCGAGGGCATCGGTACATACGAGTACGGATGGGCCGACTCGGACGTTGCCGGTGCAACCGCACGCCGCGGCCTGAGTGAGGAAGTCGTCCGCGACATTTCGGCTAAGAAGAGCGAGCCGCAGTGGATGCTGGACCTTCGTCTGAAGGGCCTGAAGTACTTCGAACGCAAGCCCATGCCGACCTGGGGTGCAGACCTCTCCGGCATCGACTTCGACAACATCAAGTACTTTGTGCGCTCCACGGAGAAGCAGGCCAACACCTGGGAAGACCTTCCCGAGGACATCCGCAACACGTACGAGAAGCTCGGCATCCCCGAAGCTGAGCGCGGCCGCCTGGTTTCCGGCGTCGCAGCGCAGTACGAGTCCGAGGTTGTGTACCACCAGCTCCGCGAGGACCTGGAACGCCAGGGCGTTATCTTCCTGGACACGGACACGGCGCTGAAGGAACACCCGGAAATGTTCCAGGAGTACTTCGGCACCGTCATCCCCGTCGGTGACAACAAGTTCGGCTCGCTGAACACTGCCGTGTGGTCCGGCGGTTCCTTCGTCTACGTCCCCAAGGGCGTTCACGTGGAGATCCCGCTGCAGGCCTACTTCCGTATCAATACGGAGAACATGGGCCAGTTCGAGCGCACGCTGATCATTGCGGACGAGGATTCCTACGTCCACTACATCGAGGGCTGCACCGCACCGATCTACACGTCGGACTCGCTGCACAGCGCCGTCGTCGAAATCATCGTGAAGAAGGGCGCCCGCGTCCGCTACACGACCATCCAGAACTGGTCCAACAACGTGTACAACCTGGTGACCAAGCGCGCCATTGCACACGAGGGCGCCACCATGGAATGGATCGACGGCAACATCGGCTCCAAGGTCACCATGAAGTACCCGGCTGTCTACCTGGTCGGCGAGCACGCCAAGGGTGAGACCCTGTCCATCGCCTTCGCCGGCGAAGGCCAGCACCAGGACACCGGATCCAAGATGGTCCACATTGCTCCGAACACCAAGAGCTCCATCATCTCCAAGTCCGTGGCCCGCGGCGGCGGCCGTGCCGCTTACCGCGGCCTGGTCCAGGTCCGCGAAGGCGCCACGCACTCGGCCAACACCGTGCGCTGCGACGCCCTGCTGGTGGACACCATCTCCCGCTCGGACACGTACCCGTACGTGGACATCCGCGAAGATGACGTCACCATGGGCCACGAAGCCACTGTTTCCCGCGTCAGCGAGGAGCAGCTGTTCTACCTCATGTCCCGCGGCCTTCCCGAGGACGAGGCAATGGCAATGATCGTGCGCGGCTTCATTGAGCCGATCGCCCGTGAACTGCCGATGGAATACGCCCTTGAACTCAACCGCCTCATCGAACTCCAGATGGAAGGAGCCGTCGGTTAA
- the sufD gene encoding Fe-S cluster assembly protein SufD produces the protein MSKLNDVVETVTEKVSNVVEEVKAKVGSPKETNRVRIDGFTEEGENLSPLNEDSSPLGGDSSKSHSHGGGEGIPDSSRAGRTTSFHRADFGKMTGREEDWRFTPLKRLRGLHTADLDGTAPELAVVAPDGVRVESIARTDARIGSAGIPEDRVAAAAWEDFREATSVTIPAETVIDGSVTLTINGVSKDPAAQHIVITAEKFSKGVVVLDHKGSAVLSQNVEIVVGDGAELTVVSVQDWDDDAVHASAQYAKIGRDAKFKHVVVSLGGDLVRVTPSSKFTATGGDVEMFGLYYADAGQHLEQRLFVDHAVANCKSRVMYKGALQGRDAHTVWVGDVLIRKEAEGTDTYEVNRNLLLTEGGRADSVPNLEIETGLIEGAGHASATGRFDDEHLFYLMARGIPEDTARRLVVRGFLTEIIQQIKVPALEERLIDAVERELEASGAY, from the coding sequence ATGTCGAAGCTTAACGACGTCGTCGAAACCGTGACCGAAAAGGTCAGCAATGTAGTGGAGGAGGTCAAGGCGAAGGTAGGTTCCCCCAAGGAAACCAACCGTGTGCGCATTGACGGCTTCACCGAGGAGGGCGAAAACCTTTCCCCGCTGAACGAGGATTCCTCACCGCTGGGCGGCGACAGCAGCAAGTCCCACAGCCACGGTGGCGGAGAGGGCATTCCGGACAGCTCACGGGCCGGCCGCACCACCTCCTTCCACCGTGCTGACTTCGGCAAAATGACCGGCCGTGAAGAAGACTGGCGGTTCACCCCGCTCAAGCGCCTGCGCGGACTGCACACCGCGGACCTCGACGGAACGGCTCCCGAGCTGGCCGTCGTCGCCCCCGACGGCGTGCGGGTCGAAAGCATTGCCCGTACGGACGCGCGCATCGGTTCTGCCGGCATCCCCGAAGACCGGGTTGCCGCCGCCGCATGGGAGGACTTCCGCGAAGCCACCTCCGTGACCATCCCCGCCGAAACCGTCATTGACGGCAGCGTCACGCTGACCATCAACGGTGTCAGCAAGGATCCGGCCGCCCAGCACATCGTCATCACCGCGGAGAAGTTCTCCAAGGGCGTGGTGGTCCTGGACCACAAGGGTTCGGCTGTGCTGTCCCAGAACGTGGAAATCGTTGTGGGCGACGGCGCGGAACTGACCGTTGTCTCCGTCCAGGACTGGGACGACGACGCCGTGCACGCCTCCGCGCAGTACGCGAAGATCGGCCGTGACGCGAAGTTCAAGCACGTCGTCGTCAGCCTCGGCGGCGACCTGGTGCGCGTCACCCCGTCCTCCAAGTTCACCGCCACCGGCGGCGACGTGGAAATGTTCGGCCTGTACTACGCAGACGCCGGACAGCACCTGGAACAGCGCCTCTTCGTGGACCACGCAGTGGCCAACTGCAAGTCCCGCGTGATGTACAAGGGCGCCCTGCAGGGCCGCGACGCGCACACCGTGTGGGTTGGCGACGTCCTGATCCGCAAGGAAGCAGAAGGCACCGACACGTACGAAGTCAACCGCAACCTGCTGCTGACCGAGGGCGGCCGCGCCGACTCCGTACCGAACCTGGAGATCGAGACCGGACTGATCGAGGGTGCCGGCCACGCCAGCGCCACCGGTCGGTTCGACGACGAGCACCTGTTCTACCTGATGGCACGCGGTATCCCCGAGGACACTGCCCGCCGCCTGGTGGTCCGTGGCTTCCTCACCGAGATCATCCAGCAGATCAAGGTCCCTGCCCTGGAAGAGCGTCTCATCGACGCCGTCGAGCGCGAGCTCGAAGCCTCCGGAGCCTACTGA
- the sufC gene encoding Fe-S cluster assembly ATPase SufC produces the protein MSTLEIKDLHVSIETEQGRKPILKGVSLTINTGETHAIMGPNGSGKSTLASTIAGHPRYSVDSGTITLDGEDVLAMSVDERARAGLFLAMQYPVEVPGVTMTNFLRTAKTALDGEAPSLRHWTKDVKAAMAELRIDADFAQRNVNEGFSGGEKKRVEILQMELFHPKIAILDETDSGLDVDALKIVSEGVNREHSKGGMGTLLITHYTRILRYIKPDYVHVFVDGHIAEQGGPELADRLEEEGYDRFTGANAAAAGA, from the coding sequence ATGTCTACTCTTGAGATCAAGGATCTTCACGTCAGCATTGAGACCGAACAGGGCCGCAAGCCGATCCTGAAGGGTGTCAGCCTGACCATCAACACCGGTGAAACGCACGCCATCATGGGCCCGAACGGCTCCGGCAAGTCCACCCTGGCCTCCACCATCGCCGGCCACCCGCGCTACAGCGTGGACAGCGGTACCATCACTCTCGACGGCGAAGATGTCCTCGCGATGAGCGTTGACGAGCGTGCCCGCGCCGGTCTCTTCCTGGCCATGCAGTACCCGGTAGAGGTTCCCGGCGTCACCATGACCAACTTCCTGCGCACCGCCAAGACCGCGCTCGACGGCGAGGCCCCCTCGCTGCGCCACTGGACCAAGGACGTCAAGGCGGCCATGGCCGAGCTGCGCATCGACGCGGACTTTGCCCAGCGCAACGTCAACGAGGGCTTCTCCGGCGGCGAGAAGAAGCGCGTGGAGATCCTGCAGATGGAACTCTTCCACCCGAAGATCGCCATCCTCGACGAGACCGACTCCGGCCTCGACGTCGACGCCCTGAAGATCGTCTCCGAAGGCGTTAACCGCGAGCACTCCAAGGGCGGCATGGGTACGCTGCTCATCACGCACTACACGCGTATCCTTCGTTACATCAAGCCCGACTATGTACACGTCTTCGTTGACGGCCACATCGCCGAGCAGGGCGGCCCGGAACTTGCCGACCGCCTCGAAGAAGAAGGCTACGACCGCTTCACCGGTGCCAACGCCGCCGCAGCCGGCGCGTAG
- a CDS encoding metal-sulfur cluster assembly factor: MSDSELATTSLEDVEEALKDVIDPELGVNVVDLGLLYGLKYAEDGALLIDMTLTTAACPLTDVLEEQTAQALDGVVDEWRLNWVWMPPWGPDKITDDGRDQMRALGFNI, translated from the coding sequence ATGAGCGACTCCGAACTGGCCACCACGTCCCTTGAGGACGTCGAAGAGGCACTGAAGGACGTCATCGACCCCGAACTCGGGGTGAACGTCGTTGACCTCGGGCTGCTCTACGGACTGAAGTACGCCGAAGACGGTGCACTTCTGATCGACATGACACTGACGACGGCGGCCTGCCCGCTGACCGATGTGCTTGAAGAGCAGACTGCCCAGGCCCTGGACGGTGTCGTCGATGAGTGGCGACTGAACTGGGTATGGATGCCGCCGTGGGGACCTGACAAGATCACCGACGACGGCCGCGACCAGATGCGGGCCCTCGGCTTCAACATCTAA
- a CDS encoding nuclear transport factor 2 family protein, protein MGNSTHFHDQYLAAWNEAMASGDSTPIETFLSPDYHGWLGSEAAATEPFDAVTARAGFGGTVSALRGSTVHADFRTVTPRGRDEAVVFYEMTYRSGGDVTGRALLMESWRLDDGRWLLCRDFTEVNVGQPGA, encoded by the coding sequence ATGGGGAACAGCACGCATTTTCATGACCAGTATCTGGCGGCCTGGAACGAAGCCATGGCGTCCGGGGACAGCACTCCGATTGAAACCTTCCTGTCGCCGGATTATCACGGGTGGCTGGGGTCCGAAGCAGCCGCCACTGAGCCGTTTGACGCGGTGACGGCCCGCGCAGGGTTTGGCGGCACAGTTTCCGCGCTGCGGGGGAGCACCGTGCATGCGGACTTCCGGACCGTCACGCCCCGCGGCCGGGACGAGGCAGTGGTGTTCTACGAAATGACGTACCGTTCGGGCGGCGACGTGACCGGGCGGGCCCTGCTGATGGAATCCTGGCGGCTTGATGACGGGCGCTGGCTGCTCTGCCGTGACTTTACGGAAGTAAACGTCGGGCAGCCGGGGGCCTAG
- a CDS encoding RNA 2'-phosphotransferase produces the protein MGRSPSRTEISLVLSHALRHAPEKYALELDPEGWAPVDDVLAALHRLGPEWESVDEQVLQNVLDAAEKKRHQISNGRIRAVHGHSVAVQPAGEPGSPPAVLFHGTARAAVPAIRASGLLPMKRQSVHLAETVDQARQVGRRKDADPVIFTVDTDIADAQGVSFYRSASGVWLSDAIPASAVGLLET, from the coding sequence ATGGGCCGTAGTCCCAGCCGTACCGAAATAAGCCTTGTGCTGTCCCATGCGCTCCGTCATGCTCCGGAGAAGTATGCCCTTGAGCTGGATCCCGAAGGATGGGCCCCGGTGGATGATGTGCTGGCTGCGCTGCACCGGTTGGGTCCGGAGTGGGAATCCGTGGACGAGCAGGTGCTTCAGAACGTGCTTGACGCGGCGGAGAAGAAGCGGCACCAGATCAGCAACGGACGCATCCGCGCAGTGCACGGCCATTCCGTGGCGGTCCAGCCTGCAGGGGAGCCGGGTTCGCCCCCGGCGGTGCTTTTCCACGGCACTGCCCGTGCTGCCGTTCCCGCAATCCGTGCATCCGGGCTCCTGCCCATGAAGCGGCAGTCCGTCCACCTTGCGGAAACCGTTGACCAGGCCCGTCAGGTGGGCCGGCGCAAGGACGCCGATCCCGTGATCTTTACCGTGGATACGGACATCGCGGATGCACAGGGAGTAAGTTTCTACCGATCGGCGTCGGGTGTTTGGCTGTCCGATGCCATACCCGCATCCGCTGTGGGGCTGCTGGAGACCTGA
- a CDS encoding HNH endonuclease signature motif containing protein has translation MDQLGNTGRTTEEQGSEDQQPTGQIGEADTPRAACSLSVYRAELTAEPVGNADVDAGTQTSAAAPENDSEAGTQPADNPVPDVRLGAAGPSVSEPANPGAPTATDSGDDCSAPDSGGPAVSDSEGRNPAEGYPDGFTGTLALQNLESFDAQTVGEALSRMAHLKSWVQAQEARLMNRMQEAFRDDFHAASGRLEPAMAFSLAASECAVILNIPQVTAQRLMFEAGLLCGPHAATLAGLEEGQLSFQHAQVVLEQCETVPAGKLPEFEADLLKAAEGKTRAQFSAKARRLRETTFPDTVTKRHLTAFEQRKVTLDREEDGMSCLSAYLRAEEAQQIYTTLSTAARGEQAAGDSRTTDQLRADILAQLLMGGLDPTLVSAGTGSSSDVRKGTGGVRGPEGDVETVTGGGRGTGKTGAGGTGCDDGGIVPRAEIMVLINAETLFGADDQPAELHGYGPISAEAARRLARNAAGWTGLAQDPETGEILGVGRRRKVPAGLRRWLRARDGTCRFPGCRVSTANSDIDHTTDWAQGGPTDHGNLEHLCRRHHRFKTLGYWTAFQPTPGVIEWTSPAGRVYRTEPFLELGRPQAGPPDTAADPVVGHRQVATAPF, from the coding sequence ATGGATCAGCTCGGGAACACCGGACGGACAACCGAAGAGCAGGGCAGTGAAGACCAGCAGCCAACCGGGCAGATTGGTGAAGCAGATACGCCGCGTGCGGCCTGCTCTTTGTCGGTGTACCGGGCGGAACTGACTGCCGAACCCGTCGGGAATGCTGACGTTGACGCGGGTACCCAAACTTCTGCTGCCGCTCCCGAGAACGACTCTGAGGCCGGCACCCAGCCTGCCGACAATCCCGTACCAGATGTGAGGCTTGGCGCTGCGGGCCCATCCGTCTCCGAACCAGCCAATCCCGGAGCTCCCACCGCCACTGATTCCGGAGACGATTGTTCAGCCCCCGATTCCGGAGGTCCCGCAGTTTCCGATTCCGAAGGCCGGAATCCTGCCGAAGGATATCCGGACGGCTTCACCGGAACACTGGCCCTGCAGAACCTCGAATCCTTCGACGCGCAGACCGTCGGGGAAGCCCTGTCCCGGATGGCGCATCTGAAGTCCTGGGTGCAGGCACAGGAGGCCCGGCTGATGAACCGGATGCAGGAGGCTTTCCGCGACGATTTCCATGCCGCGTCCGGACGGCTCGAACCGGCAATGGCGTTCAGCCTCGCGGCGTCCGAATGCGCGGTCATCCTGAACATCCCGCAGGTCACCGCGCAGCGGCTGATGTTCGAAGCGGGCCTGCTGTGCGGCCCCCATGCCGCCACCCTGGCCGGGCTGGAAGAAGGGCAGCTTAGTTTCCAGCATGCGCAGGTGGTGTTGGAGCAGTGCGAGACCGTTCCCGCCGGGAAACTGCCCGAGTTTGAAGCAGACCTGCTGAAAGCTGCAGAAGGGAAGACCCGGGCCCAGTTCTCAGCCAAGGCCAGACGCTTGCGTGAAACGACATTCCCCGACACCGTCACCAAACGGCATCTGACGGCGTTCGAGCAGCGCAAGGTCACTTTGGACCGGGAAGAAGACGGTATGTCCTGCCTCTCCGCGTACCTGCGGGCCGAGGAAGCCCAGCAGATCTACACGACCCTCAGCACGGCGGCCCGGGGTGAGCAGGCGGCCGGCGATTCCCGGACCACGGACCAGCTGCGTGCGGACATCCTCGCGCAGCTGCTGATGGGCGGTCTTGACCCAACACTGGTGAGTGCAGGTACCGGCAGCAGCAGTGATGTCCGTAAAGGGACCGGCGGTGTTCGCGGTCCGGAAGGCGATGTCGAGACTGTGACGGGCGGGGGACGCGGGACCGGCAAGACCGGCGCGGGCGGGACCGGCTGCGACGACGGCGGTATCGTGCCGCGGGCGGAAATCATGGTCCTCATCAACGCTGAAACCCTCTTCGGAGCCGACGACCAGCCCGCCGAATTGCACGGGTACGGACCTATCAGCGCTGAAGCGGCCCGACGACTCGCACGGAACGCTGCCGGCTGGACCGGTTTGGCACAGGATCCGGAGACGGGAGAGATCCTCGGGGTAGGACGGCGCCGAAAAGTCCCGGCCGGCCTCAGACGCTGGCTCCGCGCAAGGGATGGAACCTGTCGTTTCCCCGGCTGCAGGGTCAGTACCGCGAACTCGGATATCGACCACACCACCGACTGGGCACAAGGCGGCCCCACGGATCACGGGAACCTGGAGCACCTCTGCCGGCGGCACCACCGGTTCAAGACCCTGGGCTACTGGACAGCCTTCCAACCGACACCCGGAGTGATCGAGTGGACCTCACCGGCAGGCCGGGTCTACCGGACCGAACCCTTCCTAGAACTGGGCCGGCCGCAAGCTGGACCACCGGACACAGCAGCGGACCCGGTGGTAGGACATCGGCAAGTGGCAACAGCGCCCTTCTAA
- the ypfJ gene encoding KPN_02809 family neutral zinc metallopeptidase has product MSFNNNARLDSSRVSDRRGKGKGIAVGGGLGGGLLLILSLFFGSDVIDGLGLSDGSGVAAGQAQSESIDTCLNGEDANERLDCRILGTAESLDSFWAPYLDGYGLTYTEPGVVLFTDRTSTGCGSATSAVGPFYCPADEQTYYDTAFFSDLVTNYGSSGGPLAQEYVVAHEFGHHIQQITGSSAGRNADPQGAESASVRTELQADCYAGLWARHAADQPAPGSDVPFLAPFTETDISDALSAASAIGDDRIQASATGQVNPESWTHGSSAQRQAWFLAGYNDGGSLETCDTFSASDLSNP; this is encoded by the coding sequence ATGAGTTTCAATAACAACGCGCGTCTGGATTCCTCCCGTGTCAGTGACCGGCGCGGCAAGGGCAAAGGCATCGCCGTAGGCGGCGGACTGGGCGGCGGTCTGCTGCTGATCCTGTCCCTGTTCTTCGGATCGGACGTGATTGACGGGCTGGGGCTGAGTGACGGATCCGGTGTGGCTGCCGGCCAGGCGCAGTCGGAAAGCATCGACACCTGCCTGAACGGTGAAGACGCCAACGAACGGCTGGACTGCCGCATCCTTGGTACTGCCGAAAGCCTCGACAGCTTCTGGGCACCGTATCTGGACGGCTACGGCCTGACCTACACCGAGCCCGGGGTGGTTCTCTTTACGGACCGGACCAGCACCGGCTGCGGTTCTGCCACCAGTGCTGTCGGTCCGTTCTACTGCCCTGCGGACGAGCAGACCTACTACGACACTGCGTTCTTCTCGGACCTGGTCACGAACTACGGTTCCTCCGGCGGTCCGCTGGCCCAGGAATACGTTGTTGCGCATGAGTTCGGGCACCATATCCAGCAGATCACCGGCTCCAGTGCGGGCCGGAACGCGGACCCGCAGGGTGCGGAGTCCGCGTCGGTGCGGACCGAACTGCAGGCCGACTGCTATGCCGGCCTGTGGGCGCGGCATGCGGCGGACCAGCCCGCTCCCGGCTCGGACGTGCCGTTCCTGGCACCGTTCACCGAGACCGACATCAGCGACGCCCTCTCTGCGGCGTCTGCCATCGGCGATGACCGGATCCAGGCTTCAGCCACGGGACAGGTAAACCCGGAAAGCTGGACCCACGGCTCCAGCGCCCAGCGCCAGGCCTGGTTCCTGGCGGGCTACAACGACGGCGGCAGCCTGGAAACGTGCGATACCTTCAGCGCATCGGACCTGTCTAACCCGTAG